A window from Dysidea avara chromosome 2, odDysAvar1.4, whole genome shotgun sequence encodes these proteins:
- the LOC136247578 gene encoding uncharacterized protein, translated as MVALGFNKLKTVGINKISNALKTLHHLKTLTLNDNQTTKEAADGIAEVIVSNQQLEVLCLGNSDLKDKGIHCVLNALMKVNTLTCLCLENNCITERTASDIAKSFVNNPLLENIVIANNKLGSKGIIKMSNALKTLKVLKILVLSSTNIEGDAASHLAEIVCCNPGIEQLWLNNNKLTTVGIKKLCEGIKLHSSFKLLRLDSNEITEEAADDLASVLRNNEFLETLGLGNNKLQTVGINKIFALKSLHHLKTLSFNDNQVTKKAADGIAEVIVNSRELEILFLDNNTLKDGICSIMHALLQVNTLTSLRLDGNNITKEVVSDIAKVLVNNPLLSHFSIGNNNLGSEGVIKIAKALKLLQGLKFLGLNDTNIEKSAASHLAEVVCCNPGLEQLWLNDNKLRTAGIKEFCQGIKQHSSLILLQLGSNEITEEAADDLASVLRNNEFLETLCLENNKLQTAGIIKITESLKSLLYLKLITLNDNQLSEQAAASLVGIIRANRNLKRIALHNNHFKGSAAMTIAEALKYHPSIGELTIFSMYIPSSEEDNIQQIIEHTTDLKLRGEAFLTHATYQQYCGEEVDIIGWKYTFLRASEPMACVNLDFIVHATRLLLIKSTDVPYLRIVKCHCNNILAIWKKDEHLNVLLEKNDLFQNVITVAVRCSTDSQITNSDVAAISFLVRKIRRLVSLDLGNVIAVPLPNLDGWSFPIQDICHNLDLFPTQILDIVMSLSIYNTVTHLNFSGNSIALDTAHMLASVLPRFANISTLALENCDLQLENLHVLSNPLSSLKLTVLSVAGNNITSPVGDIISLLTASNSFLKELLLHDNFLTSTRHCISFNTLEELCIEKNVLSDVMNAFQVLSNSRVQPNLKRIYVCDSKSKTKSIIFLLCPKQMLNKIVLRKGSCKASKNIRIRTGLDLLETVGEILLMYEQVGVSWEKDIALKDTAIMEYCSTLQDAKELYCHNCTDETLTELEVDFMITIIDNNFNLQKLNLSNYDTTVNTPFPKDSYVTSKLNFWVGIRPINLSKGSFKKLLFMLHCRTSLMTVLNFSGNIVNEETAYLLSIAIANCTLLEELFLKCCSLQTRSLVMLGHSLAQITTIKILDLSSDNLTECVAQSIAAIINNNLMLDELHLDNNFLYSVSSLTSIWMALKNSQLSLLVIDAIMISNSTMCEVASFANNVSVIKRLILKNHKLKITGEMQLGTEGAVEVAKMLESHTCLKFLDISENHINEAVADFLATFIIKNTALETLHIGRNHLGSNGISVIANALMTVTGMKELEFIDTGITSNAAASIANFIKSNTRLESLYIGAGCFPQQSHWKYHSLRNLFYLKNSLLKLFDLILALV; from the exons ATGGTTGCCTTAGGATTTAATAAACTGAAAACAGTTGGTATTAATAAAATATCAAATGCACTTAAAACGTTGCACCATTTGAAAACACTGACACTTAATGACAaccaaaccacaaaagaagcagcTGACGGTATAGCTGAAGTTATTGTAAGCAACCAACAATTGGAAGTATTGTGTTTGGGTAACAGTGATTTAAAAGATAAGGGAATTCACTGTGTACTAAATGCACTTATGAAAGTTAATACTCTTACATGTCTTTGTTTAGAAAATAACTGCATCACTGAAAGAACGGCAAGTGATATTGCAAAATCATTTGTGAATAACCCTCTTCTAGAGAATATTGTAATAGCAAACAATAAACTAGGGAGCAAAGGTATTATTAAGATGAGCAATGCTTTGAAAACATTAAAAGTGTTAAAGATTCTGGTATTAAGCAGTACAAACATTGAAGGAGATGCTGCTAGTCACCTTGCTGAAATAGTTTGTTGCAATCCTGGAATAGAACAATTGTGGttgaataataataaacttacaaCTGTTGGAATTAAGAAACTTTGCGAAGGTATTAAGCTACATTCAAGTTTTAAACTTTTACGGTTAGACAGTAATGAAATTACTGAAGAAGCAGCTGATGACTTAGCATCAGTACTTAGAAACAATGAATTCCTTGAAACACTTGGCTTGGGTAATAACAAACTACAAACAGTTGGTATTAATAAAATATTTGCACTTAAATCATTGCACCACTTAAAGACACTGTCATTTAATGACAACCAGGTCACTAAGAAAGCGGCTGATGGTATAGCTGAAGTTATTGTAAACAGTCGTGAACTGGAAATACTGTTTTTAGATAACAATACTTTAAAGGACGGAATATGCAGCATAATGCATGCACTATTGCAAGTTAATACTCTAACATCACTTCGTTTAGATGGTAACAATATCACTAAAGAAGTAGTGAGTGATATTGCAAAAGTATTAGTGAATAACCCTCTGCTAAGTCATTTTTCAATTGGTAACAACAACCTGGGGAGTGAAGGTGTTATTAAAATTGCTAAAGCTTTGAAATTATTACAAGGACTTAAGTTTTTAGGATTAAATGATACCAACATTGAAAAATCGGCTGCTAGCCACCTTGCTGAAGTAGTGTGCTGCAATCCTGGATTAGAGCAATTATGGTTAAATGATAACAAGCTTAGAACTGCTGGAATTAAAGAATTTTGCCAAGGTATTAAACAACATTCAAGTTTAATACTTCTACAGTTAGGCAGTAATGAAATTACTGAAGAAGCAGCCGATGACTTAGCATCGGTGCTTAGAAATAATGAATTCCTTGAAACACTTTGCTTGGAAAACAACAAACTGCAAACAGCTGGTATTATTAAAATAACTGAGTCACTGAAGAGCCTGTTATATTTGAAACTTATTACCTTAAATGATAACCAGCTCAGTGAGCAAGCTGCTGCATCTCTAGTAGGTATCATTAGAGCTAATAGGAACTTAAAACGTATAGCATTACATAATAATCATTTTAAAGGTTCAGCAGCTATGACAATTGCCGAAGCATTGAAATACCATCCCTCTATTGgtgaattaacaatttttagtaTGTATATACCTAGTTCAGAAGAAGATAATATCCAGCAAATAATTGAACATACAACTGATTTAAAACTACGGGGTGAAGCATTTTTAACACATGCCACTTATCAACAGTACTGTGGTGAAGAAGTGGACATAATAGGTTGGAAATATACGTTTCTTAGAGCTAGTGAACCTATGGCATGTGTAAACTTGGATTTTATAGTACATGCAACTCGTTTATTGCTCATAAAGTCAACAGACGTTCCATATTTAAGAATAGTAAAATGTCACTGCAACAATATTTTGGCTATATGGAAGAAAGATGAACACTTAAATGTACTGTTAGAAAAAAATGACTTATTTCAAAATGTTATTACAGTAGCAGTTAGGTGCTCCACTGATTCACAAATCACTAATTCAGATGTTGCAGCCATATCTTTTCTTGTCAGAAAAATTCGAAGGTTGGTAAGTTTAGATTTAGGCAATGTGATTGCAGTACCATTACCTAATCTAGATGGTTGGTCATTTCCCATCCAAGATATATGTCATAATCTTGATCTATTTCCTACACAAATTTTAGACATAGTTATGTCGCTGTCCATATATAACACAGTTACACATTTAAATTTTTCTGGAAATAGCATTGCACTTGATACAGCTCACATGTTAGCCAGTGTGCTGCCTAGATTTGCAAATATATCAACACTGGCATTGGAAAACTGTGATTTACAATTGGAGAATCTGCATGTACTCAGTAACCCTTTATCTAGTCTCAAATTGACTGTATTGAGTGTggcaggtaataatattacatcaccTGTTGGTGACATTATATCCCTTCTTACTGCAAGCAACAGTTTTCTAAAAGAATTGCTTTTACATGATAATTTTTTGACATCAACTAGGCATTGTATTTCTTTTAATACATTAGAAGAGTTGTGTATTGAGAAGAATGTGCTTTCAGATGTAATGAATGCTTTCCAAGTGTTATCAAACAGTAGAGTTCAGCCAAATCTTAAAAGAATTTATGTGTGTGACAGTAAAAGTAAAACAAAATCaattatatttttattatgtcCTAAACAAATGTTAAACAAGATAGTTCTACGTAAAGGAAGTTGTAAAGCATCAAAGAATATAAGGATACGAACTGGGTTAGATTTACTGGAGACTGTAGGTGAAATACTTTTAATGTATGAACAAGTTGGAGTATCATGGGAAAAAGACATTGCTTTAAAAGACACTGCTATTATGGAATATTGCAGCACACTACAAGATGCCAAAGAGCTTTACTGTCATAACTGCACAGATGAAACCTTAACTGAACTTGAAGTGGATTTCATGATTACAATCATTGACAATAATTTTAACCTTCAGAAACTCAATCTAAGCAATTATGATACAACAGTGAATACACCTTTTCCTAAAGATTCCTATGTTACTTCCAAACTAAATTTTTGGGTTGGTATTAGACCAATAAATTTATCAAAAGGATCATTCAAGAAACTTCTATTTATGTTGCATTGTAGAACAAGTCTAATGACCGTTTTAAATTTTTCTGGTAACATTGTCAATGAAGAAACAGCTTATTTGCTATCTATTGCAATAGCTAACTGCACTCTCCTAGAAGAGCTATTTCTTAAATGTTGCAGTCTACAAACAAGAAGTTTAGTAATGCTTGGTCATTCATTAGCACAAATCACTACCATAAAGATCTTGGACTTATCAAGTGATAATCTCACAGAGTGTGTAGCTCAATCTATAGCAGCCATCATTAATAATAACTTGATGCTTGACGAATTGCATCTTGATAACAATTTCTTGTATTCAGTAAGCAGTTTAACAAGCATTTGGATGGCATTGAAAAATTCACAATTATCATTGCTAGTTATTGATGCTATTATGATAAGCAACAGCACAATGTGTGAGGTGGCAAGTTTTGCTAACAATGTTTCTGTAATTAAACGTTTAATTCTTAAAAACCACAAATTAAAGATTACAGGAGAAATGCAACTTG GTACAGAAGGTGCAGTGGAAGTAGCAAAAATGTTGGAATCACACACGTGTTTAAAATTTCTAGATATATCTGAGAATCACATTAATGAAGCAGTAGCTGATTTCCTTGCTACTTTCATCATTAAAAACACTGCTTTGGAGACCCTGCACATTGGTAGAAACCACCTTGGATCCAATGGTATATCTGTAATAGCCAATGCTCTTATGACAGTGACTGGAATGAAAGAGTTAGAATTCATTGATACAGGCATTACATCCAATGCAGCAGCCAGTATTGCTAACTTTATAAAGAGCAATACTCGGTTAGAATCCCTGTATATTGGAGCAGGATGTTTTCCACAACAAAGTCACTGGAAATATCATTCATTGAGAAATCTATTTTACTTGAAAAACAGTTTGCTAAAATTGTTCGATCTTATACTGGCTTTAGTATAA
- the LOC136248206 gene encoding uncharacterized protein: MALQNIQSLERLSLENNDLDDDSVDIIAAVFTSNTSMNQLWISSNLFSPIGLSKLLKPLQMISTLEVLDLANSNLSPQVALDIAAVICSNKQIRQLWLEHSNLTDNGTIIILNVLMASMYVVVVLGLSHNHITCEAAGEISTAVSSMSYLSTLMLDGNELEVDGVCTIIEGVQELNWLMILSVTDNVNSEEEEEYEVLKTCFTDSTKFKLYM; encoded by the exons ATGGCATTACAAAATATACAATCTCTTGAAAGACTGAGCTTAGAGAACAATGATTTAGATGATGACTCAGTGGATATTATTGCAGCAGTCTTTACTAGTAACACTTCAATGAATCAATTGTGGATCAGCAGTAACTTGTTTTCACCTATTGGATTATCAAAACTATTAAAGCCACTGCAAATGATATCAACACTTGAGGTACTGGATTTGGCAAATAGCAATTTGTCACCACAAGTGGCATTAGATATTGCAGCTGTGATATGTAGTAATAAACAAATAAGGCAATTGTGGTTGGAACACAGCAACCTAACTGACAATGGAACGATTATTATTCTCAATGTTCTGATGGCTAGCATGTATGTTGTAGTG GTACTGGGATTAAGCCATAATCATATCACATGTGAGGCAGCTGGTGAAATATCTACAGCAGTGTCCAGTATGTCATATTTGTCCACCTTGATGTTGGATGGTAATGAACTAGAAGTGGATGGAGTATGTACCATCATAGAAGGTGTACAGGAGCTGAACTGGTTGATGATATTGAGTGTGACTGATAATGTGAACAGTGAGGAGGAGGAAGAGTATGAGGTTCTGAAGACATGTTTTACTGATAGCACAAAGTTCAAGTTATACATGTAG
- the LOC136248207 gene encoding tyrosinase-like: protein MAIVFLCLVGQEVFGQIPIACSDVTSLENLACCPATSDGVCGQDASKGQCTELNLPGYDRSSVDARHNWPHYFTRICKCNGNYSGYGCNRCKFGHYGPDCSQSHVLPRRPIANYTDSDWADFIDTIVQSRSFDSGYMVVLEEAAPGTTNLSMTNISLYNFYVWMHHYAAKDSNTMDLENRLDYAHAGPAFTTWHRYFNLWFVSSSPNDPLFILHHAMVDCMFDKWLELHPDAEYPNDIPMTVTTTGHQPDDFMVPFFPLSTNADMFTRSSNFGYSCDLPNITNPQA from the exons ATGGCCATTGTCTTCTTATGTCTGGTGGGGCAGGAGGTTTTTGGTCAAATACCAATAGCATGCAGTGATGTTACAAGTCTAGAAAACCTGGCGTGTTGTCCGGCTACAAGTGATGGTGTGTGTGGACAGGATGCCAGTAAGGGACAGTGTACTGAGTTGAACTTGCCTGGATATGACAGAAGTAGTGTTGATGCCCGTCACAATTGGCCTCACTACTTCACCAGG ATCTGTAAGTGTAATGGAAATTACTCAGGATATGGCTGTAATCGGTGTAAGTTTGGTCACTATGGACCCGATTGCTCTCAGTCTCATGTTCTTCCCCGACGACCCATTGCTAACTACACTGACAGTGACTGGGCTGACTTCATTGATACTATTGTTCAGTCACGTTCATTTGACTCGGGGTACATGGTTGTATTAGAAGAGGCAGCTCCAGGAACTACAAATCTCTCCATGACAAACATATCACTGTATAATTTCTATGTATGGATGCACCACTATGCTGCAAAAGACTCTAATACAATGG ATTTAGAAAATCGCTTGGATTATGCTCATGCTGGTCCTGCATTTACAACTTGGCATAgatatttcaacttgtggtttGTATCATCATCACCAAATGATCCTCTTTTCATTCTTCACCATGCCATGGTAGATTGCATGTTTGATAAGTGGCTAGAGCTACACCCTGATGCAGAGTATCCTAATGATATACCAATGACAGTTACCACCACTGGACATCAGCCTGACGATTTTATGGTTCCATTTTTCCCTCTCAGTACCAACGCTGACATGTTCACACGGTCTAGTAATTTTGGATACTCCTGTGACTTACCAAACATTACAAACCCACAAGCCTAA
- the LOC136248208 gene encoding uncharacterized protein has product MVQTTPPQTCDVGVQTDDWNFFNEKVFLSDDSKVHYYTGLTKCALLLSTFEFVMKPFCNGEKRAFYWRSFLIVLLKLRLNLGLQDLAYRLNVSLATVSRSFHATLEVMMVHLQWLIKWPEKEQLWKTMPNCFRACYGTKVVAIVDCYEIKIETPSHLVAKSATWSQYKHANTAKVFISMCPQGVTTFVSCAWGGRVSDKHLTINCGFLSKLLPGDIVLADRGFDIDEDVARMQATLQIPAFTRGCVQLSPQDLEKTRQLANVCIHIERVIGAMRQRYSILMSCIPIDFVKPKANGEKATIDKIIIICSALNNLCSKSVVPNN; this is encoded by the coding sequence ATGGTGCAAACAACTCCACCTCAGACTTGTGATGTTGGGGTTCAGACAGATGACTGGAATTTTTTCAATGAGAAGGTTTTTTTGTCAGATGATTCCAAGGTACATTACTACACTGGGCTGACCAAGTGCGCACTGCTGCTGTCAACATTTGAGTTTGTGATGAAGCCCTTTTGTAATGGAGAGAAACGAGCATTCTACTGGCGTTCATTCCTCATAGTTCTTTTAAAGTTGAGGCTTAATCTGGGACTGCAAGACCTAGCATATAGATTGAATGTATCACTAGCTACTGTGTCACGTTCATTCCATGCAACACTAGAGGTTATGATGGTACATTTGCAGTGGCTTATAAAATGGCCAGAGAAGGAGCAGCTGTGGAAAACTATGCCAAACTGCTTTCGTGCCTGCTATGGAACTAAGGTAGTGGCAATTGTTGACTGTTATGAGATAAAGATTGAAACACCATCTCATTTAGTAGCTAAGTCAGCAACATGGTCGCAATATAAACATGCTAACACTGCTAAAGTGTTCATCTCAATGTGTCCACAAGGAGTAACTACCTTTGTTTCATGTGCCTGGGGAGGAAGAGTAAGTGATAAACACTTGACTATCAACTGTGGCTTTCTTTCAAAATTATTGCCGGGAGACATTGTCCTTGCTGACCGCGGTTTTGACATTGATGAGGATGTTGCCAGAATGCAGGCAACTTTACAAATACCCGCATTCACACGTGGATGTGTGCAGTTGTCTCCACAAGATCTTGAGAAAACTCGCCAACTGGCAAATGTTTGTATACACATTGAGAGGGTGATAGGTGCTATGAGGCAGAGATACTCTATTCTGATGAGTTGTATCCCCATAGACTTTGTGAAACCTAAGGCAAATGGAGAAAAAGCTACTATagacaaaattataattatttgttcagcattaaataatttatgtagTAAATCTGTAGTTCCTAATAATTAA
- the LOC136247582 gene encoding uncharacterized protein isoform X1, with protein MFGRQALLPVEIQSPKEEDIVQHLDHNDEVIEQHFIHQTNVAQIVKENILTAQKRQKQVYDRKHHNPATFKVGALVLRKDMKRKKRAGGKMDYKWQGPYKVVKSVGKGIFQILNTNDIKQTLKVHGTHLKLFYPPKKATGCISTSHDESDNSGNTSVKSGKGSISHDPSASVSDKEPCNSISQYDDNIKTDQIEEDNTSVVTHNTCTHTSKSHNPTVSIISHEPSATKSDKDPILTSQCDEDTKTKILDQMDDGNISVLLHARTSHDQSDSSSRTSISYDPSSIMSDKEPSYPSLISRWDEEDITHCKDLVRMNKEQGYNVSVAINVNCPLVYSSPKQAGGYFPEFGSFSAPALSPIYSQKLEHNEFKIKPTSDKGKRVVDMIFSPPKHIVTKRKLNFSDSPDTNSVKPLRRRRKLIKRCEEFQKNTVTKPPTIAEPSVVAPMIATTTETVESKITATPNVTATMSTAVTGMINTAGANNGSIIPLTAYDQLKAIWKRKPCYVIKARFGHLAIHQGSFHNLKGNNWLNDEIVNGYLRMLVELRNDSFAVLSQTITAWVNRSKSGKSLHLLSKETLSTKVFIVGMYNRGENHWILIAINMEEKKFYYIDPLGPSRAIRGAYTGLKRFFAMRYNCVGQDNVSLDNFELIQLKKGVQKPGDSFNCGVLSLNIAEQLLNFNRIDEDTILQMNMKKARIDIGTALLTNSIDMTERCIMCGRSEESFQHEDYTDRWIQCGNCNAWVHVICSGVTVDDPSAPSYEFNCIDCVKQRKDFTH; from the exons ATGTTTGGACGACAAGCTCTGTTACCTGTTGAAATTCAATCTCCCAAAGAAGAAGATATCGTACAGCACTTGGATCATAATGATGAAGTTATAGAACAACATTTCATTCATCAAACAAACGTAGCACAAATTGTGAAGGAGAACATACTCACCGCTCAAAAGCGTCAAAAACAAGTGTATGACAGGAAGCACCATAACCCAGCTACATTCAAAGTTGGAGCATTGGTTCTTAGAAAAGATATGAAGAGGAAAAAGCGGGCTGGTGGAAAAATGGATTATAAGTGGCAGGGTCCTTATAAAGTTGTGAAGTCTGTTGGTAAAGGAATTTTTCAGATCCTAAACACCAATGACATTAAACAGACTTTAAAAGTCCATGGTACACATTTGAAATTGTTCTATCCACCCAAGaag GCAACTGGTTGTATCTCAACATCTCATGACGAAAGTGATAATAGTGGCAACACATCTGTCAAAAGTGGAAAAGGATCCATTTCACATGATCCTAGTGCCAGTGTGAGCGACAAA GAACCATGCAACTCGATATCCCAGTATGATGACAATATCAAGACTGACCAAATAGAGGAGGACAACACATCAGTTGTTACTCACAATACTTGTACACATACTTCAAAATCTCACAACCCAACAGTGTCCATTATCTCACATGAACCTAGTGCCACCAAAAGTGATAAA GATCCCATCTTGACATCTCAGTGTGATGAAGATACTAAGACCAAAATTTTGGACCAAATGGATGATGGCAACATATCAGTGCTCCTACATGCTCGTACATCTCATGATCAGAGTGACTCTTCTTCAAGAACGTCCATTTCTTATGATCCTAGCAGCATCATGAGTGACAAA GAACCCAGCTATCCCAGTTTGATATCACGATGGGATGAGGAAGATATCACTCACTGTAAAGATCTAGTACGAATGAATAAGGAGCAAGGGTACAATGTATCAGTTGCTATTAATGTG AATTGCCCATTGGTTTACAGTTCCCCCAAACAAGCAGGAGGCTACTTCCCAGAGTTTGGCAGTTTTAGTGCACCTGCGCTATCACCTATTTACAGCCAAAAACTGGAACACaatgaatttaaaataaagcctACATCTGATAAAG GAAAGAGGGTTGTTGATATGATATTCTCACCACCAAAGCACATTGTTACCAAGAGAAAGCTGAATTTCTCTGATAGTCCTGATACGAATTCAGTTAAGCCATTGAGACGACGTCGCAAGCTTATAAAG AGATGTGAGGAGTTTCAGAAAAACACCGTAACAAAGCCTCCTACAATAGCGGAACCATCAGTGGTAGCACCTATGATTGCGACAACAACAGAGACAGTGGAATCCAAGATAACAGCCACACCTAACGTAACAGCTACAATGTCTACAGCAGTAACAGGAATGATTAATACAGCCGGAGCCAACAATGGAAGCATCATACCACTTACAGCCTAT gatCAGCTAAAAGCTATCTGGAAAAGAAAGCCGTGCTATGTAATTAAAGCTAGGTTTGGACATTTGGCTATACATCAAGGTAGCTTTCACAACTTGAAAGGAAATAACTGGTTAAATGATGAG aTAGTGAATGGATATTTACGCATGCTAGTTGAATTGAGGAATGACAGTTTTGCTGTCTTGTCACAAACCATCACTGCCTGGGTTAATCGCTCAAAATCTGGGAAATCATTGCACCTTTTAAGCAAG GAGACGCTAAGCACCAAAGTGTTTATTGTTGGAATGTACAATCGTGGAGAAAACCACTGGATATTGATT GCAATCAACATGGAAGAAAAAAAGTTTTACTACATCGATCCTCTTGGACCATCGCGAGCCATACGTGGAGCATACACAGGTTTGAA AAGGTTCTTTGCTATGAGATATAACTGCGTTGGTCAAGACAACGTCTCATTGGACAATTTTGAGCTCATTCAGCTCAAGAAAGGTGTGCAAAAGCCAGGAGACAGCTTCAACTGTGGTGTTTTGAGTTTAAAT ATTGCTGAACAATTGTTAAATTTTAACCGTATCGACGAAGACACcattttgcaaatgaatatgAAGAAAGCCAGAATAGATATAGGCACAGCACTCCTCACCAATTCAA TTGACATGACTGAGCGCTGCATCATGTGTGGACGATCTGAAGAAAGTTTTCAGCATGAAGATTATACTGATCGCTGG ATCCAGTGTGGTAACTGTAATGCGTGGGTGCATGTAATCTGCTCAGGAGTAACTGTGGATGACCCTTCAGCACCCTCTTATGAATTTAACTGTATTGATTGTGTCAAACAACGTAAAGACTTTACACATTAG
- the LOC136247582 gene encoding uncharacterized protein isoform X2, whose translation MFGRQALLPVEIQSPKEEDIVQHLDHNDEVIEQHFIHQTNVAQIVKENILTAQKRQKQVYDRKHHNPATFKVGALVLRKDMKRKKRAGGKMDYKWQGPYKVVKSVGKGIFQILNTNDIKQTLKVHGTHLKLFYPPKKATGCISTSHDESDNSGNTSVKSGKGSISHDPSASVSDKEPCNSISQYDDNIKTDQIEEDNTSVVTHNTCTHTSKSHNPTVSIISHEPSATKSDKDPILTSQCDEDTKTKILDQMDDGNISVLLHARTSHDQSDSSSRTSISYDPSSIMSDKEPSYPSLISRWDEEDITHCKDLVRMNKEQGYNVSVAINVNCPLVYSSPKQAGGYFPEFGSFSAPALSPIYSQKLEHNEFKIKPTSDKGKRVVDMIFSPPKHIVTKRKLNFSDSPDTNSVKPLRRRRKLIKRCEEFQKNTVTKPPTIAEPSVVAPMIATTTETVESKITATPNVTATMSTAVTGMINTAGANNGSIIPLTAYDQLKAIWKRKPCYVIKARFGHLAIHQGSFHNLKGNNWLNDEIVNGYLRMLVELRNDSFAVLSQTITAWVNRSKSGKSLHLLSKETLSTKVFIVGMYNRGENHWILIAINMEEKKFYYIDPLGPSRAIRGAYTVHHCELN comes from the exons ATGTTTGGACGACAAGCTCTGTTACCTGTTGAAATTCAATCTCCCAAAGAAGAAGATATCGTACAGCACTTGGATCATAATGATGAAGTTATAGAACAACATTTCATTCATCAAACAAACGTAGCACAAATTGTGAAGGAGAACATACTCACCGCTCAAAAGCGTCAAAAACAAGTGTATGACAGGAAGCACCATAACCCAGCTACATTCAAAGTTGGAGCATTGGTTCTTAGAAAAGATATGAAGAGGAAAAAGCGGGCTGGTGGAAAAATGGATTATAAGTGGCAGGGTCCTTATAAAGTTGTGAAGTCTGTTGGTAAAGGAATTTTTCAGATCCTAAACACCAATGACATTAAACAGACTTTAAAAGTCCATGGTACACATTTGAAATTGTTCTATCCACCCAAGaag GCAACTGGTTGTATCTCAACATCTCATGACGAAAGTGATAATAGTGGCAACACATCTGTCAAAAGTGGAAAAGGATCCATTTCACATGATCCTAGTGCCAGTGTGAGCGACAAA GAACCATGCAACTCGATATCCCAGTATGATGACAATATCAAGACTGACCAAATAGAGGAGGACAACACATCAGTTGTTACTCACAATACTTGTACACATACTTCAAAATCTCACAACCCAACAGTGTCCATTATCTCACATGAACCTAGTGCCACCAAAAGTGATAAA GATCCCATCTTGACATCTCAGTGTGATGAAGATACTAAGACCAAAATTTTGGACCAAATGGATGATGGCAACATATCAGTGCTCCTACATGCTCGTACATCTCATGATCAGAGTGACTCTTCTTCAAGAACGTCCATTTCTTATGATCCTAGCAGCATCATGAGTGACAAA GAACCCAGCTATCCCAGTTTGATATCACGATGGGATGAGGAAGATATCACTCACTGTAAAGATCTAGTACGAATGAATAAGGAGCAAGGGTACAATGTATCAGTTGCTATTAATGTG AATTGCCCATTGGTTTACAGTTCCCCCAAACAAGCAGGAGGCTACTTCCCAGAGTTTGGCAGTTTTAGTGCACCTGCGCTATCACCTATTTACAGCCAAAAACTGGAACACaatgaatttaaaataaagcctACATCTGATAAAG GAAAGAGGGTTGTTGATATGATATTCTCACCACCAAAGCACATTGTTACCAAGAGAAAGCTGAATTTCTCTGATAGTCCTGATACGAATTCAGTTAAGCCATTGAGACGACGTCGCAAGCTTATAAAG AGATGTGAGGAGTTTCAGAAAAACACCGTAACAAAGCCTCCTACAATAGCGGAACCATCAGTGGTAGCACCTATGATTGCGACAACAACAGAGACAGTGGAATCCAAGATAACAGCCACACCTAACGTAACAGCTACAATGTCTACAGCAGTAACAGGAATGATTAATACAGCCGGAGCCAACAATGGAAGCATCATACCACTTACAGCCTAT gatCAGCTAAAAGCTATCTGGAAAAGAAAGCCGTGCTATGTAATTAAAGCTAGGTTTGGACATTTGGCTATACATCAAGGTAGCTTTCACAACTTGAAAGGAAATAACTGGTTAAATGATGAG aTAGTGAATGGATATTTACGCATGCTAGTTGAATTGAGGAATGACAGTTTTGCTGTCTTGTCACAAACCATCACTGCCTGGGTTAATCGCTCAAAATCTGGGAAATCATTGCACCTTTTAAGCAAG GAGACGCTAAGCACCAAAGTGTTTATTGTTGGAATGTACAATCGTGGAGAAAACCACTGGATATTGATT GCAATCAACATGGAAGAAAAAAAGTTTTACTACATCGATCCTCTTGGACCATCGCGAGCCATACGTGGAGCATACACAG tgcatCACTGTGAACTAAATTGA